A region from the Variovorax sp. RKNM96 genome encodes:
- a CDS encoding sugar ABC transporter ATP-binding protein, with protein sequence MSADTNTSTKGSVAVEFDGVVKAFGPVQVLHGVSFALAPGRVYGLLGENGAGKSTLMKILAGYEQLTGGTLRINGQPQQFTSSRDAEALGIVLIHQEFNLAEDLSVAQNIFLGHEKKKGWLLDDTSMERDAAAALAAVGLQVDPSTKVRKLIVAEKQLVEIAKAIARRARLLIMDEPTATLTPGETERLFKLIAQLRADGVTIVYISHKLDEVEQVTDEVIVMRDGRFVARALTPDVTRHQMANLMVGRELADLYPPRDLVVAADAPAMRVRNFSVPGWAQDASFEVRPGEILGFAGLVGAGRTELFEGLLGLRPASGSVEMLGKPVPHNKGWRNPRDAAKNGLTYLSEDRKGKGLHVNFGLRQNLTLMALERYAKPWLQPEGERGALAEAVKDYGIRTGSLDVKASSLSGGNQQKLALAKVLQPQPKVVVLDEPTRGVDVGAKRDIYFLIQRLAREGLAVIVVSSELMELIGLCHRVAVMRAGKLVATLDANHLTEEELIAHATGTANTPVAA encoded by the coding sequence ATGAGTGCAGACACCAACACCAGCACCAAGGGCAGCGTCGCCGTCGAGTTCGACGGCGTGGTGAAGGCCTTCGGCCCCGTGCAGGTGCTGCACGGCGTGAGCTTCGCGCTCGCGCCCGGCCGCGTGTACGGCCTCCTGGGCGAGAACGGCGCGGGCAAGTCCACGCTGATGAAGATCCTCGCGGGCTACGAACAGCTCACCGGCGGCACGTTGCGCATCAACGGCCAGCCGCAGCAGTTCACGAGCTCGCGCGATGCCGAAGCGCTGGGCATCGTGCTGATCCACCAGGAGTTCAACCTCGCCGAAGACCTGAGCGTCGCGCAGAACATCTTCCTGGGGCACGAAAAGAAGAAGGGCTGGCTGCTCGACGACACCTCGATGGAGCGTGACGCAGCCGCAGCGCTCGCCGCCGTCGGCCTGCAGGTCGACCCGAGCACCAAGGTGCGCAAGCTCATCGTCGCCGAGAAGCAACTCGTCGAGATCGCCAAGGCCATCGCCCGCCGCGCGCGCCTGCTCATCATGGACGAGCCCACCGCCACGCTCACGCCCGGCGAGACCGAGCGCCTGTTCAAGCTCATCGCGCAGTTGCGCGCCGATGGCGTGACCATCGTCTACATCTCGCACAAGCTCGACGAAGTGGAGCAGGTGACCGACGAGGTGATCGTCATGCGCGACGGCCGCTTCGTCGCCCGCGCGCTCACGCCCGATGTCACGCGCCACCAGATGGCCAACCTGATGGTGGGCCGCGAACTCGCCGACCTGTACCCGCCGCGCGACCTCGTCGTGGCCGCAGACGCACCTGCTATGCGCGTGCGCAACTTCAGCGTGCCGGGCTGGGCGCAGGACGCGAGCTTCGAGGTGCGCCCCGGCGAGATCCTCGGCTTCGCGGGCCTCGTCGGCGCCGGCCGCACCGAACTGTTCGAAGGCCTCCTTGGCCTGCGCCCGGCGAGCGGCAGTGTCGAGATGCTCGGCAAGCCCGTGCCTCACAACAAGGGCTGGCGCAATCCGCGCGATGCCGCCAAGAACGGCCTCACGTACCTGAGCGAAGACCGCAAGGGCAAAGGCCTGCACGTCAACTTCGGCCTCCGCCAGAACCTCACGCTGATGGCGCTCGAGCGCTATGCCAAGCCGTGGCTGCAGCCCGAAGGCGAGCGCGGCGCGCTGGCCGAGGCGGTGAAGGACTACGGCATTCGCACCGGCTCGCTCGACGTCAAGGCCTCGTCGCTCTCGGGCGGCAACCAGCAGAAGCTCGCGCTCGCCAAGGTGCTGCAGCCGCAGCCCAAGGTGGTGGTGCTCGACGAGCCCACGCGCGGCGTGGACGTGGGCGCCAAGCGCGACATCTATTTCCTGATCCAGCGACTCGCCCGCGAAGGGCTCGCGGTGATCGTCGTCTCGTCGGAGCTGATGGAACTGATCGGCCTGTGCCACCGCGTCGCGGTGATGCGCGCAGGAAAACTCGTTGCCACGCTCGACGCGAACCATCTGACCGAAGAGGAGCTCATCGCTCATGCCACCGGAACCGCAAACACCCCCGTCGCAGCCTGA
- a CDS encoding ROK family protein, with protein sequence MRLLETTFWSAGGSRHAMAEQLGFSKSKANALIAGLVDQGLLAEAGLQRSSGGRRAENLQLHAGLGVLIGIDIGATSLDVAVLRPDLTVLAQHDEPADVRDGPAVVLARVRTLMRELLARCGHSAKSVLGIGIGVPGPVNFEIGQLVNPPLMPAWDSFSIRDYLREDYAAPVFVDNDVNLMALGELWRLKRSLTNFLVIKIGTGIGCGIVCHGEVYRGAAGSAGDVGHICVDQEGPRCHCGNLGCVEAMAAGPAITRMAMQAAEAGESEVLAECLRVHGRIDAIDVGQASRGGDTAANGIIQRAGSLIGQMLASVVNFFNPSHVFIGGGITRIGPLFLAAVRQSVYQRSLALSTRHLEIQYTPLGTQGGLIGAGVLAMHETLKVRGVAP encoded by the coding sequence ATGCGGTTGCTGGAAACGACCTTCTGGTCGGCCGGCGGCTCGCGCCATGCCATGGCCGAACAGCTGGGCTTTTCCAAGAGCAAGGCCAATGCGCTGATCGCCGGCCTCGTCGACCAGGGCCTGCTGGCCGAAGCGGGCCTGCAGCGTTCCTCCGGCGGACGCCGCGCCGAAAACCTCCAGCTGCATGCCGGCCTCGGCGTGCTCATCGGCATCGACATCGGCGCCACCAGCCTCGACGTGGCGGTGCTGCGGCCCGACCTCACCGTGCTCGCGCAGCACGATGAACCCGCCGACGTGCGCGACGGCCCCGCGGTCGTCCTCGCCCGCGTCCGCACGCTGATGCGCGAACTGCTCGCCCGTTGCGGCCACAGCGCGAAGAGCGTGCTGGGCATCGGTATCGGCGTGCCCGGCCCCGTCAACTTCGAGATCGGCCAGCTCGTGAACCCGCCGCTCATGCCGGCGTGGGACAGCTTCTCGATCCGCGACTACCTGCGCGAGGACTACGCGGCCCCCGTCTTCGTCGACAACGACGTGAACCTCATGGCGCTGGGCGAACTGTGGCGCCTCAAGCGCTCGCTCACCAACTTCCTCGTCATCAAGATCGGCACCGGCATCGGCTGCGGCATCGTCTGCCACGGCGAGGTGTACCGCGGCGCCGCGGGCTCGGCCGGCGACGTGGGCCACATCTGCGTCGACCAGGAAGGCCCGCGCTGCCACTGCGGCAACCTCGGCTGCGTCGAGGCGATGGCCGCCGGCCCCGCGATCACGCGCATGGCGATGCAGGCGGCCGAGGCGGGCGAGAGCGAGGTGCTGGCCGAGTGCCTGCGGGTGCACGGCCGCATCGATGCGATCGACGTGGGCCAGGCCAGCCGCGGCGGCGACACCGCAGCCAACGGCATCATCCAGCGCGCGGGCAGCCTGATCGGGCAGATGCTCGCGTCAGTGGTCAATTTCTTCAACCCGTCGCATGTGTTCATCGGCGGCGGCATCACGCGCATCGGGCCGCTGTTTCTCGCAGCCGTGCGGCAGAGCGTGTACCAGCGCTCGCTGGCGCTCTCCACGCGGCACCTGGAGATCCAGTACACGCCGCTCGGCACGCAAGGCGGCCTCATCGGCGCCGGCGTGCTCGCGATGCACGAGACCCTGAAAGTTCGCGGAGTGGCGCCATGA
- a CDS encoding F0F1 ATP synthase subunit epsilon, whose product MANTIHVDVVSAEESIFSGEAKFVALPGEAGELGIYPRHTPLITRIRPGAVRIETADGGEEFVFVAGGILEVQPNAVTVLSDTAIRGKDLDDEKANVAKAAAEEALKNAKSDIDIAMAQSELAVMAAQIAALRKYRQKK is encoded by the coding sequence ATGGCAAACACCATTCACGTCGACGTGGTCAGCGCGGAAGAGTCGATCTTCTCGGGCGAAGCCAAGTTCGTCGCGCTGCCCGGTGAAGCCGGTGAGCTCGGCATCTATCCGCGCCACACCCCGCTGATCACGCGCATCCGTCCCGGTGCCGTGCGCATCGAGACGGCCGACGGCGGCGAAGAGTTCGTCTTCGTGGCCGGTGGCATTCTCGAAGTGCAGCCGAACGCCGTCACCGTGCTGTCCGACACCGCGATCCGCGGCAAGGACCTCGACGATGAAAAGGCCAACGTGGCCAAGGCCGCGGCCGAGGAAGCGCTCAAGAACGCGAAGAGCGACATCGACATCGCGATGGCGCAGTCGGAACTGGCCGTGATGGCCGCGCAGATCGCTGCGCTGCGCAAGTACCGCCAGAAGAAGTAA
- the atpD gene encoding F0F1 ATP synthase subunit beta produces the protein MAEGKIVQCIGAVVDVEFPRDQMPKVYDALKFEGGGLTLEVQQQLGDGVVRTIALGSSDGLRRGLIVTNTGAPITVPVGKATLGRIMDVLGRPIDERGEVSQDLTASIHRKAPAYDELSPSQDLLETGIKVIDLVCPFAKGGKVGLFGGAGVGKTVNMMELINNIAKAHSGLSVFAGVGERTREGNDFYHEMADSGVVNLDNLPESKVAMVYGQMNEPPGNRLRVALTGLTIAESFRDEGRDVLFFVDNIYRYTLAGTEVSALLGRMPSAVGYQPTLAEEMGRLQERITSTKVGSITSIQAVYVPADDLTDPSPATTFAHLDSTVVLSRDIASLGIYPAVDPLDSTSRQLDPNVVGEEHYNVARAVQGTLQRYKELRDIIAILGMDELAPDDKLAVARARKIQRFLSQPFHVAEVFTGSPGKYVPLAETIRGFKMIVNGEADHLPEQAFYMVGTIDEAFEKAKKVA, from the coding sequence ATGGCTGAAGGAAAAATTGTCCAATGTATCGGCGCCGTGGTCGACGTGGAGTTCCCGCGTGACCAGATGCCCAAGGTGTATGACGCCTTGAAATTCGAAGGCGGCGGACTGACCCTCGAAGTTCAGCAGCAGCTGGGCGACGGCGTGGTGCGTACCATCGCGCTGGGTTCGTCCGACGGCCTGCGCCGCGGCCTGATCGTCACCAACACCGGTGCACCCATCACGGTGCCCGTCGGCAAGGCCACGCTCGGCCGCATCATGGACGTGCTCGGCCGTCCGATCGACGAGCGCGGCGAAGTGAGCCAGGACCTCACTGCCTCCATCCACCGCAAGGCCCCCGCGTACGACGAACTGTCGCCGTCGCAAGACCTGCTGGAAACCGGCATCAAGGTGATCGACCTGGTGTGCCCGTTCGCCAAGGGCGGCAAGGTGGGCCTGTTCGGCGGCGCCGGCGTGGGCAAGACCGTGAACATGATGGAACTCATCAACAACATCGCCAAGGCTCACTCGGGTCTGTCGGTGTTCGCCGGTGTGGGTGAACGTACCCGCGAAGGCAACGACTTCTATCACGAGATGGCCGACTCTGGCGTGGTGAACCTGGACAACCTGCCTGAGTCGAAGGTGGCCATGGTCTACGGCCAGATGAACGAACCCCCGGGCAACCGTCTGCGCGTGGCGCTGACCGGCCTGACCATCGCCGAGTCGTTCCGCGACGAAGGCCGCGACGTGCTGTTCTTCGTGGACAACATCTACCGCTACACGCTGGCCGGTACCGAAGTGTCGGCGCTGCTGGGCCGCATGCCTTCCGCCGTGGGCTACCAGCCCACGCTGGCCGAGGAAATGGGCCGCCTGCAAGAGCGGATCACCTCGACCAAGGTCGGCTCGATCACCTCGATCCAGGCCGTGTACGTGCCAGCCGACGACTTGACCGACCCGTCGCCCGCCACCACCTTCGCCCACTTGGACTCGACCGTGGTGCTGTCGCGCGACATCGCCTCGCTCGGTATCTACCCCGCCGTGGACCCGCTGGACTCGACCTCGCGTCAGCTCGACCCGAACGTGGTCGGCGAAGAGCACTACAACGTGGCCCGCGCCGTGCAAGGCACGCTGCAGCGCTACAAGGAACTGCGCGACATCATCGCGATTCTGGGCATGGACGAACTGGCTCCCGACGACAAGCTCGCCGTGGCCCGTGCCCGCAAGATCCAGCGTTTCCTGTCGCAGCCGTTCCACGTGGCCGAAGTGTTCACCGGCTCGCCCGGCAAGTACGTGCCGCTGGCCGAAACCATCCGTGGTTTCAAGATGATCGTGAACGGCGAAGCCGACCACCTGCCGGAACAAGCGTTCTACATGGTGGGCACGATCGACGAAGCGTTCGAAAAAGCCAAGAAGGTCGCTTGA
- the atpG gene encoding F0F1 ATP synthase subunit gamma — protein MAAGKEIRGKIKSVENTKKITKAMEMVSVSKMRKAQERMRAARPYSEKIRNIAANLGKANPEYTHAFMKKSDAKAIGFIIVTSDKGLCGGLNTNLLRAVTTKLREAQAAGVAIESVAIGSKGLGFLNRIGARVVAHVTHLGDTPHLDKLIGPVKTLLDAYAEGKLSAVYLCYTKFINTIKQEPLVEQLLPLAADSLKVEEGQHSWDYIYEPDAQSVIDELLVRYVESLVYQAVAENMASEHSARMVAMKAATDNAGNVISELKLVYNKTRQAGITKELSEIVSGAAAAAGV, from the coding sequence ATGGCAGCTGGTAAGGAAATCCGCGGCAAGATCAAATCGGTGGAAAACACCAAGAAGATCACCAAGGCCATGGAAATGGTCTCGGTTTCCAAGATGCGCAAGGCGCAAGAGCGCATGCGTGCCGCCCGCCCCTACAGCGAGAAGATCCGCAACATCGCGGCCAACCTCGGCAAGGCGAACCCCGAGTACACGCACGCATTCATGAAGAAGAGCGACGCCAAGGCGATCGGCTTCATCATCGTGACGAGCGACAAGGGGCTGTGCGGTGGCTTGAACACCAACCTGCTGCGCGCCGTGACGACCAAGCTGCGCGAAGCGCAGGCCGCTGGCGTGGCCATCGAGTCGGTCGCCATCGGCAGCAAGGGCCTCGGCTTCCTGAACCGCATCGGCGCCCGCGTGGTCGCGCATGTCACCCACCTGGGCGACACGCCGCACCTGGACAAGCTCATCGGCCCGGTCAAGACCCTGCTCGACGCTTACGCTGAAGGCAAGCTCTCGGCCGTGTACCTGTGCTACACGAAGTTCATCAACACGATCAAGCAGGAGCCGCTCGTCGAGCAGCTGCTGCCGCTGGCGGCGGACTCGCTGAAAGTCGAGGAAGGCCAGCATTCGTGGGACTACATCTACGAGCCCGATGCGCAAAGCGTGATCGACGAACTGCTGGTGCGTTATGTGGAGTCGCTGGTCTACCAGGCCGTGGCCGAGAACATGGCGTCCGAGCATTCGGCGCGGATGGTGGCCATGAAGGCTGCCACCGACAACGCAGGCAACGTGATCAGCGAGCTGAAACTGGTCTACAACAAGACCCGCCAGGCCGGCATCACGAAAGAGCTGTCGGAAATCGTGTCGGGCGCGGCTGCAGCCGCCGGCGTTTGA
- the atpA gene encoding F0F1 ATP synthase subunit alpha — protein MQLNPAEISELIKSRIEGLGVSANIRNEGTVVSVTDGIVRVHGLSDAMQGEMLEFPPTADGTPSFGLALNLERDSVGAVILGEYEHISEGDTVKCTGRILEVPVGPELIGRVVNALGQPIDGKGPINAKMTDVIEKVAPGVIARKSVDQPMQTGLKSIDSMVPVGRGQRELIIGDRQTGKTAVAIDAIINQKGQNMTCVYVAIGQKASSIKNVVRSLEQAGAMDYTIVVAASASESAAMQYVSAYSGCTMGEYFRDRGQDALIVYDDLSKQAVAYRQVSLLLRRPPGREAYPGDVFYLHSRLLERAARVNADYVEAFTKGEVKGKTGSLTALPIIETQAGDVSAFVPTNVISITDGQIFLETSLFNAGIRPAINAGISVSRVGSSAQTNLIKNQSGGIRTDLAQYRELAAFAQFASDLDEATRKQLDRGARVTELLKQTQYSPLPISLMNATLFAVNKGFMDDIDVKKVLSFEHGFHQLLKTSHAALLETMEKNGAKWDVKPAKPDDSAEKQAFKKVCQDAEAELLAAATSFKKSFA, from the coding sequence ATGCAACTCAATCCCGCAGAAATTTCCGAACTGATCAAGAGCCGCATCGAGGGCCTCGGGGTCAGCGCCAACATCCGCAACGAGGGCACCGTGGTTTCGGTGACCGACGGCATCGTGCGCGTGCACGGCCTGTCCGATGCGATGCAAGGCGAAATGCTTGAATTCCCGCCCACGGCAGACGGCACCCCGTCGTTCGGCCTCGCGCTGAACCTCGAGCGCGACTCGGTCGGCGCCGTGATTCTGGGCGAGTACGAGCACATCTCCGAAGGCGACACCGTCAAGTGCACGGGTCGCATCCTGGAAGTGCCCGTGGGCCCCGAGCTCATCGGCCGCGTGGTGAATGCCCTGGGCCAGCCGATCGACGGCAAGGGTCCGATCAACGCCAAGATGACCGACGTGATCGAAAAGGTCGCTCCGGGCGTGATCGCACGGAAGTCCGTCGACCAGCCGATGCAGACCGGCCTGAAGTCCATCGACTCGATGGTGCCCGTTGGCCGCGGCCAGCGCGAGCTGATCATCGGCGACCGCCAGACCGGCAAGACGGCCGTGGCGATCGACGCGATCATCAACCAGAAGGGTCAGAACATGACCTGCGTCTACGTTGCGATCGGCCAAAAGGCTTCGTCGATCAAGAACGTGGTGCGCTCCCTCGAACAAGCCGGCGCGATGGACTACACCATCGTGGTGGCCGCATCCGCCTCCGAATCGGCGGCCATGCAGTACGTGTCGGCCTACTCGGGCTGCACGATGGGCGAATACTTCCGCGACCGCGGCCAGGACGCACTGATCGTCTATGACGACCTGTCCAAGCAAGCCGTGGCCTACCGCCAGGTGTCGCTGCTGTTGCGCCGCCCGCCAGGCCGCGAAGCCTACCCCGGCGACGTGTTCTATCTCCACAGCCGACTGCTCGAGCGCGCAGCCCGCGTGAACGCCGACTACGTCGAAGCTTTCACCAAGGGTGAAGTCAAGGGCAAGACCGGTTCGCTGACGGCACTGCCCATCATCGAAACGCAAGCCGGCGACGTGTCCGCATTCGTTCCGACCAACGTGATCTCGATCACCGACGGCCAGATCTTCCTGGAAACCAGCCTGTTCAACGCCGGCATCCGTCCCGCCATCAACGCCGGTATCTCGGTGTCGCGCGTGGGTTCGTCGGCGCAGACCAACCTGATCAAGAACCAGTCGGGCGGTATCCGTACCGACCTGGCCCAGTACCGTGAACTGGCCGCGTTCGCGCAGTTCGCTTCCGACCTCGACGAAGCGACCCGCAAGCAACTCGACCGCGGTGCGCGCGTGACGGAACTGCTCAAGCAGACCCAGTACAGCCCGCTGCCGATCTCGCTGATGAATGCCACGCTGTTCGCAGTGAACAAGGGCTTCATGGACGACATCGACGTCAAGAAGGTGCTCTCGTTCGAACACGGCTTCCACCAGCTGCTGAAGACGAGCCACGCGGCCCTGCTCGAGACCATGGAAAAGAATGGCGCCAAGTGGGACGTGAAGCCCGCCAAGCCGGACGACAGCGCCGAGAAGCAAGCCTTCAAGAAGGTTTGCCAGGACGCCGAAGCCGAACTGCTGGCAGCCGCCACCTCGTTCAAGAAGTCGTTCGCCTGA
- a CDS encoding F0F1 ATP synthase subunit delta, whose amino-acid sequence MAELATIARPYAEALFKASSSDVAATSAWLEKVAAIAANPELQQFADNPKATAEQVLGVVAGAFGAPLAAHAQNFLGALLENGRFSVLPEIAKQFRALANVKSGSSDAVVYSAFPIDAAALANVSAALEKRFGRKLQVTVQQDPELIGGIRVVVGDEVLDTSVKARLEQMKVALAA is encoded by the coding sequence ATGGCAGAACTCGCCACCATTGCACGTCCCTACGCCGAGGCGCTTTTCAAGGCCTCGTCGTCCGACGTTGCCGCAACCAGCGCCTGGCTCGAAAAGGTTGCCGCCATCGCGGCCAACCCCGAGCTCCAGCAATTCGCCGACAACCCCAAGGCCACGGCCGAGCAGGTTCTCGGTGTGGTCGCCGGTGCCTTCGGTGCGCCGTTGGCCGCTCACGCCCAGAACTTCCTGGGCGCGCTCCTGGAGAACGGGCGTTTTTCGGTGCTGCCGGAAATTGCGAAGCAGTTCCGGGCACTGGCCAACGTGAAGAGCGGTTCGTCCGACGCGGTGGTCTACAGCGCCTTCCCGATCGATGCCGCGGCTCTGGCCAACGTGTCGGCTGCGCTGGAAAAGCGTTTCGGCCGCAAGCTGCAGGTCACGGTCCAGCAGGATCCGGAACTGATCGGCGGCATTCGTGTGGTGGTCGGCGACGAGGTGCTCGACACCTCCGTCAAAGCGCGCCTTGAACAAATGAAAGTTGCGCTGGCGGCCTGA
- a CDS encoding F0F1 ATP synthase subunit B gives MSITGTLIVQMIVFLILVGFTMKFVWPPIAKALDDRAAKIAEGLAAADKAKSELSAANKRVEAELGQARNESAQRLADAERRAQAIVEEAKARATEEGNKIVAAARVEADQQALKAREALREQVAALAVKGAEQILRKEVNAGVHADLLARLQTEL, from the coding sequence GTGAGCATTACCGGTACCCTGATCGTTCAGATGATCGTGTTCCTGATCCTGGTCGGGTTCACGATGAAGTTCGTGTGGCCGCCGATCGCGAAGGCGCTGGACGACCGCGCTGCGAAGATCGCCGAAGGCCTCGCTGCCGCCGACAAGGCCAAGTCCGAGCTGTCCGCCGCCAACAAGCGCGTGGAAGCCGAACTCGGCCAGGCACGCAACGAGTCCGCACAACGTCTTGCTGATGCCGAACGTCGCGCCCAGGCCATCGTTGAAGAGGCCAAGGCCCGTGCGACCGAAGAAGGCAACAAGATCGTTGCTGCTGCCCGCGTCGAAGCCGACCAGCAGGCACTGAAGGCCCGTGAAGCCCTGCGCGAGCAGGTTGCCGCACTGGCCGTCAAGGGCGCAGAGCAGATTCTGCGCAAGGAAGTGAATGCAGGCGTCCACGCCGATTTGCTCGCCCGTCTGCAGACCGAACTCTGA
- the atpE gene encoding F0F1 ATP synthase subunit C has translation MMEVISFVALAAGLIIGLGAVGACIGIGIMGSKYLESAARQPELMGELQTKMFLLAGLIDAAFIIGTGIALWFATANPFLAQIANLPK, from the coding sequence ATCATGGAAGTTATTAGCTTTGTTGCACTGGCCGCCGGCCTGATCATCGGTCTGGGCGCTGTGGGCGCATGTATCGGCATCGGCATCATGGGCAGCAAGTACCTCGAGTCGGCCGCACGTCAGCCCGAACTCATGGGCGAACTTCAAACCAAGATGTTCCTGCTGGCCGGTCTGATCGACGCCGCTTTCATTATCGGCACCGGTATCGCCCTGTGGTTCGCAACGGCCAACCCGTTCCTGGCGCAAATCGCCAACCTGCCGAAGTAA
- the atpB gene encoding F0F1 ATP synthase subunit A, whose product MAAENAAEHGQTAGEYIVHHLTHLQSSKPAGVADLSVFNFDSLFFSISLGILGCWLLWLAARKATSGVPGRFQAAVELLVEMVDQQAKGIVHNATSRKFVAPLALTIFVWIFLLNAMDLFPVDLFPAIWAKIFHIAGEDPHHAYLRVVPTADLSVTMGMSVAVLLICIYYNIKIKGAGGWIHELFTAPFGNHWALYPFNFAMQMIEFVAKTVSHGMRLFGNMYAGELIFLLIALMGGAFSLSATGIGLAIGHIIAGTAWAIFHILIITLQAFVFMMLTLVYIGQAHDHH is encoded by the coding sequence ATGGCTGCTGAAAACGCTGCGGAACATGGTCAGACCGCTGGTGAATACATCGTTCACCACTTGACGCATCTGCAAAGCTCCAAGCCTGCAGGTGTGGCCGATCTTTCGGTCTTCAACTTCGATTCGCTGTTTTTCTCCATCTCCCTGGGCATCCTGGGTTGCTGGTTGCTCTGGCTGGCTGCACGCAAGGCCACGTCGGGCGTTCCGGGTCGTTTCCAGGCTGCCGTCGAGCTGCTGGTTGAAATGGTCGACCAGCAAGCCAAGGGCATCGTGCACAACGCCACCAGCCGCAAGTTCGTCGCTCCGTTGGCTCTGACCATCTTCGTCTGGATCTTCCTGCTGAACGCAATGGACCTGTTCCCGGTCGATTTGTTCCCGGCCATCTGGGCCAAGATCTTCCACATCGCCGGCGAAGACCCGCACCACGCCTACCTGCGCGTCGTGCCCACGGCCGACCTTTCTGTGACGATGGGCATGTCGGTGGCCGTGCTGCTGATCTGCATCTACTACAACATCAAGATCAAGGGCGCCGGCGGCTGGATCCACGAGCTGTTCACCGCACCCTTCGGCAACCACTGGGCGCTGTACCCCTTCAATTTCGCCATGCAGATGATCGAGTTCGTCGCCAAGACGGTCTCGCACGGAATGCGGCTGTTCGGCAACATGTATGCCGGCGAACTGATCTTCCTGCTGATCGCCCTCATGGGTGGCGCCTTCTCGCTGTCGGCCACCGGCATCGGCCTGGCCATCGGCCACATCATCGCGGGCACGGCCTGGGCCATCTTCCACATCCTGATCATCACGCTGCAGGCGTTCGTGTTCATGATGCTGACGCTGGTCTACATCGGTCAGGCCCACGATCACCACTGA